Proteins from a genomic interval of Rhodococcus rhodochrous:
- the manA gene encoding mannose-6-phosphate isomerase, class I: MHRLEGAVRSYAWGSRTAIAALRGRNVPSHHPEAELWLGAHPADPARLVDSDGDEHSLLDVLSADPQRHLGDRTVGAFGPRLPFLLKLLAAEEPLSLQAHPSAGQAAEGFAREEALGIPIDSPVRNYKDASHKPELVVALTRFEALAGFRDPKRTVELFEALAVPELDPYVGLLAGQPDSSGLRALFTTWITLPPPALAALLPRVLDGCVTYLAAGRNGERDFVPEVRTALQLADFYPGDAGVLASLLLNRITLQPGQGLYLDAGNLHAYLHGMGVEIMANSDNVLRGGLTPKHVDVPELLRVLDFGAASVPILEAVPEESAETGTGQGPIERRYRTPAPEFALSRIDLAPGDALGVGADGPQILLCTAGDARVECDGESVTLRPGDSAWLSACDRNPTVHGCAADTQVFRARLGEIPGSATDES, from the coding sequence GTGCACCGACTCGAAGGTGCGGTGCGCTCGTACGCCTGGGGATCGCGGACCGCGATCGCCGCCCTGCGTGGCCGCAATGTGCCGTCCCATCATCCCGAGGCCGAGTTGTGGCTCGGTGCGCACCCGGCCGATCCCGCCAGGCTGGTGGATTCGGACGGCGACGAGCACTCGCTGCTCGACGTACTGTCGGCCGATCCGCAGCGACACCTCGGTGATCGCACGGTGGGGGCATTCGGTCCCCGCCTGCCCTTCCTCCTCAAGCTGCTGGCGGCGGAGGAACCGCTGTCGCTGCAGGCGCATCCCAGCGCCGGTCAGGCAGCCGAGGGCTTCGCTCGTGAGGAAGCACTCGGCATCCCGATCGACTCGCCCGTCCGCAACTACAAGGACGCCAGCCACAAGCCCGAACTCGTCGTGGCTCTGACCCGGTTCGAGGCCCTGGCCGGCTTTCGCGATCCGAAACGGACCGTGGAGCTGTTCGAGGCGCTGGCCGTGCCGGAACTCGACCCCTATGTAGGACTGCTCGCGGGCCAACCCGATTCGAGTGGTCTGCGGGCACTGTTCACCACCTGGATCACGTTGCCCCCGCCCGCTCTCGCGGCGCTGTTGCCGCGTGTGCTCGACGGTTGCGTCACCTATCTCGCAGCCGGACGGAACGGCGAACGCGATTTCGTTCCGGAGGTGCGCACGGCCCTGCAGCTGGCGGACTTCTATCCCGGCGACGCCGGAGTGCTCGCCTCGCTGCTGCTCAACCGCATCACCCTGCAGCCGGGCCAGGGTCTGTACCTCGACGCGGGAAATCTGCACGCCTACCTGCACGGCATGGGTGTCGAGATCATGGCGAACTCCGACAACGTGCTGCGCGGTGGTCTCACCCCGAAGCATGTGGACGTGCCCGAACTGCTGCGGGTGCTCGACTTCGGTGCGGCCTCGGTGCCGATTCTCGAAGCCGTACCGGAGGAGTCGGCGGAGACCGGGACGGGGCAGGGCCCGATCGAGCGCCGCTACCGCACCCCGGCACCGGAGTTCGCGTTGTCCCGCATCGATCTCGCCCCGGGCGACGCCCTCGGGGTCGGTGCCGACGGACCACAGATCCTGCTGTGCACCGCAGGCGATGCCCGCGTCGAGTGCGACGGCGAGTCGGTGACGCTGAGGCCCGGCGACTCGGCGTGGTTGTCGGCGTGCGACCGGAATCCGACCGTCCACGGTTGTGCCGCGGACACCCAGGTCTTCCGGGCCCGGCTCGGCGAGATACCGGGATCGGCGACCGACGAGTCCTGA
- a CDS encoding tobH protein, giving the protein MTAPSPLFDFDDAGGVLAADVDGILRSAALGGAQIRAVAAAVDEGLLGRLTDMHPRSVVFVGTDARARSAAELVVAMFGGQAGVPLVSAPATPPWVGALDVVVVSGNDAGDPELARSIDAGLRRSAEVVVDAPDEGPVRAVSAGRAMSLPPRVRVQTRYVLARHVAVFCAVLGVLQRAVRITGVPPLAQVADTADEEAARNHPANEVFHNPAKSLAVRMQSRRVVFAGDSAATAVLARHASESLLQEAGVVAGAAALSDVLVARDRLTNVVTASGENYDPFFHDEELDGPAPIAPARVFVLSTDPDRSAAQRRTAALPDVELMSVIGEFESSTVPTVLEQVAVLTVRTEMAAAYLGLAGGR; this is encoded by the coding sequence GTGACGGCACCCTCACCGCTGTTCGACTTCGACGATGCGGGCGGTGTTCTCGCCGCCGATGTCGACGGCATCCTCAGGAGCGCGGCCCTCGGCGGCGCCCAGATCCGCGCGGTCGCCGCGGCGGTCGACGAAGGTCTGCTCGGCCGGCTCACCGATATGCACCCCCGCAGTGTGGTCTTCGTCGGCACCGACGCCCGCGCCCGCTCGGCCGCCGAATTGGTCGTCGCGATGTTCGGTGGGCAGGCCGGTGTGCCCCTGGTTTCCGCGCCGGCCACCCCGCCGTGGGTCGGCGCGCTCGACGTCGTGGTGGTCTCGGGGAACGACGCCGGCGATCCCGAGCTGGCGCGCAGCATCGACGCCGGACTGCGTCGCAGCGCGGAGGTCGTCGTCGACGCCCCCGACGAAGGTCCGGTGCGGGCGGTCTCGGCCGGTCGCGCGATGTCGTTGCCGCCGCGCGTCCGGGTCCAGACCCGGTACGTACTCGCCCGGCACGTCGCGGTGTTCTGTGCGGTGCTCGGTGTGCTGCAGCGCGCCGTCCGGATCACCGGTGTCCCGCCGCTCGCCCAGGTCGCCGACACGGCCGACGAGGAAGCGGCGCGCAATCACCCGGCGAACGAGGTCTTCCACAATCCCGCCAAGTCGCTCGCGGTGCGCATGCAGTCGCGCCGCGTGGTGTTCGCGGGTGATTCCGCCGCGACTGCGGTGCTCGCCCGGCACGCGTCGGAGTCCCTGCTCCAGGAAGCGGGTGTGGTTGCCGGCGCGGCGGCGCTGAGCGACGTGCTGGTCGCGCGCGACCGGCTCACGAACGTCGTCACCGCGAGCGGTGAGAACTACGACCCGTTCTTCCACGACGAGGAGCTGGACGGACCGGCACCGATCGCACCGGCACGGGTGTTCGTACTCAGCACCGACCCCGACCGCTCGGCGGCGCAGCGCAGGACGGCGGCACTTCCGGATGTGGAATTGATGTCCGTGATCGGAGAGTTCGAATCGAGCACGGTTCCGACCGTGCTGGAACAGGTGGCAGTGTTGACCGTCCGCACAGAGATGGCGGCCGCATATCTCGGATTGGCAGGGGGGAGATAG